In Saccharomyces cerevisiae S288C chromosome XV, complete sequence, the following proteins share a genomic window:
- the TEA1 gene encoding Tea1p (Ty1 enhancer activator involved in Ty enhancer-mediated transcription; required for full levels of Ty enhancer-mediated transcription; C6 zinc cluster DNA-binding protein) — protein MTAPLWPNKNEKNHTVKRALSTDMTSNILSSTNASSNEENSRSSSAANVRSGTGANTLTNGGSTRKRLACTNCRNRRKKCDLGFPCGNCSRLELVCNVNDEDLRKKRYTNKYVKSLESHIAQLETNLKNLVQKIYPDDEQILNRMMVGDVLSALPDSSQVSINYTDQTPSLPIPATRGTFIIENDKVSQPLSSFNQQTEPSTLNSGIFNTQKQNFEESLDDQLLLRRSLTPQGEKKKKPLVKGSLYPEGPVSYKRKHPVKSDSLLPVSSLTAATDPSTFSDGITAGNSVLVNGELKKRISDLKTTVIVRGLNDDNPNSINNDPRILKSLSNFYKWLYPGYFIFVHRESFLYGFFNHSKNNYEDSSYCSVELIYAMCAVGSRLTPDLQEYSEVYYQRSKKTLLQLVFDEQSTARITTVQALFCLAFYELGKGNNQLGWYFSGLAIRVGYDMGFQLDPKVWYVDDNNLQLTQSELEIRSRIYWGCYIADHFICLMLGRTSTLSVSNSTMPESDELPEVNGTEEFRFIGRHVLQISLPLKNLIILSRLVQIFTSKIFIESEDIARKLKYLNTFNSQVYNWRQSLPEFLQWSKTLIENDDVSTDPTISYFWYCYYIVRLTFNKPFIEDSQESETVVIEIIDDLKTLLDNFGKKFGNYTKGNLYQLYSCLLAINCLKKLKEIRSSEQDSWNAQLDFFNHIFYTQLYPAYDLPKKLQEDTELETEQENQMLNQVGNINYTHDFSLSHEIDDLIRELFGVGTPQKL, from the coding sequence ATGACAGCGCCATTGTGGCCAAacaagaatgaaaaaaaccACACAGTTAAAAGAGCGTTATCAACGGATATGACCAGCAATATTTTGAGTAGCACAAACGCGAGCTCAAACGAAGAAAATTCTAGGAGTTCTTCTGCAGCCAATGTACGCTCCGGAACAGGTGCAAATACACTTACTAATGGCGGCAGTACTAGAAAGAGACTTGCGTGCACTAATTGTAGAAatagaaggaaaaaatgtGATTTAGGATTTCCCTGTGGTAACTGTTCCAGGTTGGAATTGGTTTGTAATGTTAATGACGAGGACTTAAGAAAGAAGCGGTACACTAATAAATATGTCAAGTCTTTGGAGAGCCATATTGCTCAACTGGAGACCAACTTAAAAAACCTAGTTCAGAAGATCTACCCTGACGATGAGCAAATACTGAACCGAATGATGGTAGGTGATGTATTATCAGCTCTACCAGACAGTTCACAAGTCTCAATCAATTATACTGACCAAACTCCCTCTCTTCCAATTCCCGCAACCAGAGGTACATTCATTATTGAAAACGATAAGGTCAGTCAACCTCTATCGTCCTTTAACCAACAAACAGAGCCATCTACTCTAAACTCGGGTATCTTCAACAcccaaaaacaaaatttcgAAGAATCCCTTGATGATCAGTTACTTTTACGAAGATCGTTAACACCGcaaggtgaaaaaaagaagaaaccGTTGGTAAAAGGTAGTCTTTATCCTGAAGGACCTGTCAGTTACAAACGGAAGCACCCCGTAAAATCGGACAGTTTATTGCCTGTGTCTTCGTTAACAGCTGCTACAGACCCATCTACTTTTTCTGACGGTATAACTGCTGGTAATTCCGTCCTAGTTAATGGTGAACTGAAAAAACGTATATCCGACTTGAAGACCACCGTAATAGTAAGAGGACTAAACGATGATAATCCCAACTCTATCAATAACGATCCCAGGATTTTAAAATCTCTTTCCAATTTCTATAAGTGGCTGTATCCAggttattttatttttgttcacagagaaagttttctttatgGATTCTTCAATCACTCCAAGAATAACTATGAAGACTCAAGTTACTGTTCTGTCGAATTGATATATGCCATGTGCGCTGTCGGTTCGAGGCTTACACCGGATCTACAAGAATATTCAGAAGTGTATTATCAACGAAGTAAGAAGACTTTATTACAGCTCGTCTTTGATGAGCAAAGTACAGCCCGTATCACCACCGTCCAAGCGCTATTTTGCTTAGCCTTTTACGAACTGGGGAAGGGTAATAATCAATTAGGGTGGTACTTCTCGGGCCTGGCTATCAGGGTCGGCTACGACATGGGATTTCAACTGGACCCTAAAGTCTGGTACGTTGATGATAACAATCTGCAGCTGACCCAAAGTGAGTTGGAAATAAGATCAAGGATTTACTGGGGTTGCTATATAGCGGATCATTTTATTTGCCTGATGTTGGGTAGAACGTCCACATTAAGCGTTAGTAACTCAACCATGCCAGAGTCGGATGAGCTGCCAGAAGTCAACGGCACCGAAGAGTTCAGATTTATTGGAAGACATGTTTTACAGATATCCTTGCCTCTGAAAAACTTGATAATTCTATCAAGGCTTGTACAAATCTTCACCtctaaaattttcatcgAGTCGGAAGATATAGCACGAAAACTAAAGTACTTGAACACTTTCAATTCTCAGGTTTACAACTGGAGACAATCTCTACCGGAATTTTTGCAATGGTCGAAAACACTCATCGAGAACGATGACGTATCCACAGACCCCACTATATCTTACTTCTGGTATTGCTACTACATAGTGCGGCTCACCTTTAACAAGCCATTTATAGAAGACTCTCAAGAATCCGAAACGGTAGTCATAGAGATCATCGATGATTTGAAGACTTTGCTGGACAATTTCGGGAAAAAATTCGGAAACTACACGAAGGGAAACCTTTACCAACTTTACTCATGCCTGTTGGCCATCAACTgtttgaagaagttgaaagaGATACGTTCCAGTGAGCAAGACTCATGGAATGCACAattggattttttcaatcacATCTTCTACACACAACTATATCCCGCATATGATCTGCCGAAAAAGCTGCAGGAGGATACGGAGCTGGAAacagaacaagaaaacCAGATGTTGAACCAAGTTGGAAATATAAACTACACGCACGATTTTTCACTCTCCCACGAAATTGACGATCTTATCAGAGAACTGTTTGGGGTGGGCACACCTCAAAAACTCTGA